GACGATTGTAGCAGAGGTTAATGATAGAGGTTGTAACCCATGAGTAGCCGACGTTTGCAAATAACATTGCAGCCTGCTGTGTTGCGGTGGGCGCGGGAGCGGGCGCGCATTGATGCCGAGCAACTGGCGGATAAGATGCAGGTGAAGCCAGAGCGCGTGTTGGCGTGGGAACGCGATGGCAGGATCAGTATTGCCCAGGCAGATAAACTTGCCCAGCGTACGCATACCGCTCTGGGCTTGCTATACTTAACAGAGCCGCCCAAAGATCTCTTGCCAATACCCGATTTTCGTACCCGAGACGATGATCTGCAGCCGAGTGTCAATCTCCTCGATACTATTTATCTGATGCAGCGTCGTCAGTCCTGGATGCGCGACGAGTTAATCGGGGAGGGTGCCAGACCGCTGAGCTTCATTGGAAACTATGAGATAGGTGGCGATCCCCTGCAAGTCGCCCGTGCAATGCGTGATGCACTCCAACTTACTGACGATTGGGCTGCATCTGTATTTACCTGGTCTGATGCCCTTGGGCATTTGCGGAGTAGAGCCGAGGATGCCGGTGTGCTGGTGGTTTTCAATGGCATTGTGGGAAATAATACAAGCCGCAAACTCGATCCGGATGAATTTCAAGGCTTTGCTCTCGTAGATGAGTATGCTCCGTTGGTCTTTGTGAATAATGCCGACTTCAAAGCAGCGCAGATGTTCACCCTCGCTCACGAACTCGCACATCTTTTTGTTGGAGAGACTGGGGTATCCAGTTTTGAACATCTGAAGTTCGATTCTAATACCACAGAGAGATTTTGTGACCAAGTAGCGGCGGAATTTTTAGTGCCAGCAGAGGAGTTGCGAGCCTTTTGGCCTACAGCTGAGCGGACAAGCGATCCTTATCAACCTGTTGCACGTCAATTCAAAGTGAGTTCTCTCGTAGCCGCACGTCGAGCGCGCGATCTCGGCTTGATTGACCCGATTGCCTTTTTCAAATTCTATGACGAATATACAGACAGGGAATGGCACAGCAGTCAGCAAAGTCAAGCAAGTGGTGGAAATTTCTGGAATACTCAGAAATGGCGCATTGGCACTCGATTTGGTAGTGCAATCTTCCGAGCAGTTAAAGAAGGCCGTCTGCTCTATCGCGAAGCGTACAATCTCACCGGTCTGAAGGGAGAAACTTTTGAAAATATGCGAGACAAGATGGAGATACAGGTGTGATAAATCAGGCTCCATCCTTGTTCGTGCTGGATACAAGTGTTTTTATACAGGCTCATCGCCTCTATTACGCGCAAGATCTATGTCCGGGATTCTGGGATAGTCTGACGCATTATTGCAGCGAGGGGCGGGTGTTAAGCATTGATCGCGTTCGTGACGAAATGCTTAACAACCAGGATCAACTATCTGAGTGGGTTAATCAAGCACCAGATAGTCTTTTTGTATCATCCGCGGAACCAGAGGTTGTAAATGCTTTTACGGACATGATGGACTGGGTACAGGGGAATGAGCAGTTTCAACTTGAAGCAAAAGAGGAGTTCGCAGGCGTAGCTGATGGATGGCTTGCGGCCTACGCGAGGGTTCACAGCGCGGTTGTGGTTACTCAAGAGGTATATAGTCCAGGCGTGAGGAAAAGGGTTCCTCTGCCAAATGTATGTAGAGAGTTCGGTGTTGATTACCGAGACACTTTTGAGATGTTGCGAGAGCTTAAGGTCAGTTTCGACTGGAGACG
The nucleotide sequence above comes from Gemmatimonadota bacterium. Encoded proteins:
- a CDS encoding XRE family transcriptional regulator codes for the protein MSSRRLQITLQPAVLRWARERARIDAEQLADKMQVKPERVLAWERDGRISIAQADKLAQRTHTALGLLYLTEPPKDLLPIPDFRTRDDDLQPSVNLLDTIYLMQRRQSWMRDELIGEGARPLSFIGNYEIGGDPLQVARAMRDALQLTDDWAASVFTWSDALGHLRSRAEDAGVLVVFNGIVGNNTSRKLDPDEFQGFALVDEYAPLVFVNNADFKAAQMFTLAHELAHLFVGETGVSSFEHLKFDSNTTERFCDQVAAEFLVPAEELRAFWPTAERTSDPYQPVARQFKVSSLVAARRARDLGLIDPIAFFKFYDEYTDREWHSSQQSQASGGNFWNTQKWRIGTRFGSAIFRAVKEGRLLYREAYNLTGLKGETFENMRDKMEIQV
- a CDS encoding DUF4411 family protein; translated protein: MINQAPSLFVLDTSVFIQAHRLYYAQDLCPGFWDSLTHYCSEGRVLSIDRVRDEMLNNQDQLSEWVNQAPDSLFVSSAEPEVVNAFTDMMDWVQGNEQFQLEAKEEFAGVADGWLAAYARVHSAVVVTQEVYSPGVRKRVPLPNVCREFGVDYRDTFEMLRELKVSFDWRRSP